CAACATGGATTTCATCCGTTGTTTTGCTTTGACGGTCTGACCGGTGATTGTCTGCGAGCAGAGCTTCGTGCAGGCAACGTATACACTTCCCGTCAAGTCGTCCGGTTTGTGGGACCAATTCTGAATCGATACGGTAGGCTGAACCCGGATAGCCTCATCGTCATTCGTGGCGATAGTGGGTTTGCCGTTCCAGGGCTGTTTGAGTTGGCGGAAACCAAGGGTCATAAATACGCCATCCGCCTCAAGTCAAACGCACGGCTACAGTCCATTGCGTAGGTCATGGCGGATCCATTACTAAACGCTGAAAGATTACACAAACGACAAGTCCATTACAGGGAATTCATGTATCAAGCATCCAGTTGGGAACATGCCCGCCGGGTGGTCGTGAAGATGGAACGTCCGGCTGGTGAACTGTTGTTTCAATTCACATTTATCGTGACCAATATGACGCTGCAGCCCAAGAACATCATTCGCTTTTACTGCCAGCGCGGTCATATGGAGAATTTCATCAAGGAAGCCAAAAATGGATTTGCGTGCGATAAGATGAGCAGTACAGACTTTGAAGCGAATGTCGTGAAACTCCAGTTAGCCATACTTGCGTATAACTTTAACAACTGGTTTCGCCGATTGTGTGTACCAGAGAAAATGCAATCAAGTCGGATGGAGACTTTGCGAACCAAACTGGTCAAAGTTGCGGGGAAGCTAGCTCACTCTGGCCGATACTGGACTTGGAAATTGTGCAGTTCGTGTGTGTATCGAAAAGAGTTCATTCAGACGCTTAAAAACGTAGCCGCATTACCGCAGTTCGGTTGAGATGATTCCCGTCTGAATAACAACTGGAACAGACATGAGAGGTGAATACGGGATAGGTGCGCCTTCTCCTCAATCCATATTTATCCACACGTAACCCCACGGGAGACCATGGTCATGAAAGTCCAAGTCCAGACCTACGAGAATGAAAGTTCAATTGATCCTAGACCATTGTTTTCCTATATTCATCCATTTGTTACAAGCGGTTTACTTCGCTATGAATATTTCAGGATTCCTGTTGGAATTGCACCACATGGCCTTGCAATTGACACACAGCGTAATCGGTTATATGTGAATAACACCGGTAGTAACTCCGTATCGATCATTGATACAGTTGATAACAATTTGATACAAACAGTACCTGTTGGAAAACAACCGCAGGGTTTGTCAGTTGACCCAAAAACAGGAAAAGTCTACGTAGCAAACCAAGCTGACGAGACATTGTCGGTAATCGAAGCAGTTCATTCAAGTTTATCTCAATACAAGGCTTATGAAACCTGAAGGTGGTACCAGTTGCATTATCAAATAGGGGCTATCGGGAAGGAACATGCAGTAGCGGAGCGGTCTAGCTAAAGCTGTGCGCAACGTGGTTGGTTACAGCCCGACTCTGATTGCCGGAGGTGCCCTATCGTTCAGAATATCCTCGCCAAATTGCTTGGCTTTCGTCTTGCCCATATGCTACATGAGTTTGCAATAGAATAAATCGTTCTGTGCGGTAAATTTAGCTGTCGTGTGTCCCGTCCTTTCAAAAAAACAGTTTCACGTCACTGCAAGAGTATAATCCAGATATTGTATTACAACTGTTCCCGGACCATACGTTAGCAAGAGTCGACGAACAAAGGAGGCGAAAGACTTATATTGGTGGGTTCCTCTGCACTCACAATTTTATGAAAGAGAGTATCTTCGTTTCAAAGTCTCTAGGTGATTATGTTGGTTTGATCGATCTAGGGTAAATGAAAGAAGTAAAGAACTTCCGAATAATAACGACTCGGTCGTTGCATCTTATAACTGTATTTACCTCATAAAGAAACGGGAGTATAAGTCCTATGAACATTGGTAACGTAGTTCGGGAAACAATGGCCCATTATGAATTGGCGAATGAGGCTCTACTCGATGTTTGGGACGAGTTAGATCGATATGAAATAAACTTGATCCTTGAAAAGCA
This is a stretch of genomic DNA from Alicyclobacillus dauci. It encodes these proteins:
- a CDS encoding YncE family protein, whose protein sequence is MKVQVQTYENESSIDPRPLFSYIHPFVTSGLLRYEYFRIPVGIAPHGLAIDTQRNRLYVNNTGSNSVSIIDTVDNNLIQTVPVGKQPQGLSVDPKTGKVYVANQADETLSVIEAVHSSLSQYKAYET